The genomic region ctctttctgccgccgcaggggagtaatACGGTATGGCggggacaccactacactcacatgtttttctcaccaacttgcgactgggtattccacgcccctgattcgtccaacttcaaccctcaataacttgaagagggtgcatctgatcaaaaagtcgctcaggacttttagatccagaatttcacccccaacttaagtttaaagtttggacgtgcaattctgggacaccctgtatataagTGTTAAACAATAAACTCGGTTCGTCATCACATATACTAAAGTCAGTataagttttaacatcgggtataacccgaagtctCCCCTCCCTTCTTCGCGCATGCGCCATGAAGCTAGTCTTCCGCCAAGGGCCTACTTTCATATTGTGTGCGCGTTTtttgaattataaaaatcccacgagaaattatgaatattttttcattctgaactgtaaaatttttattcttcaatggAGAGAACTGTATTAGTGAATAGCATGATTATACGCTTTTAGACTTGAGGttatattaaaatataaaagtttcaataaaattaaaattaagataattattgCATTTCGTTATTTCTGCCTTGTTTCATTAATATGTaaggatataatataatatatgtatatataaacaaatatttactTTAATTCGTCATAAAGATCCATCCCACATCGCCACAAAAACAATATAAATTAAGACCCGCGTGGACTATCTAACGAACGTCaacttttggaaaaattttatctttttaactTAAAACACATTTTTTGGGACTAATTTTGCGTTGTGGGAACCACTTGAAtggacatgaaaaataatgaaaaaaagagagaaaacatGATGGAAGGGCGCTAAAGAGCGATATTATTTTAAAGGGATCTACCAAGTTTActaaacaattattaaaaatatgtagCTTACTACTGCATCCAGTTATCACTCAATCTCCTGGAGAGCATTTCAACCCTGaatcttcattattttaaaagGAACACGGCGGCAAACATGCCGAAAAGGGTGAAAATCATGGAGATTTCACTCTCCACTCGCCGACTCGCCACTTACAAATTCATAACTTCTCCCCTAATTAatattaagggatgaaaccaacgGCATTCGTTGGGGGATTAAATTTCATCCCCTAATCGTCATTATTTCACAAGAAAAATCGCGGAGTACATGCCGACAACAACGAAAATCGTCGAGATTTTAGTCTCCAATTGCCCGCTGCCcacttaaaaattgataacttcTACCCAATTAATATTAAGGGATGAAATCAAGGGCATTCGCTGGGGAATTaattccccatcgattgaTACCGATTTCACCCCCTAATCTTcagtttttcaatagaaaaaccgccgcttataaataaataagttctCCCACAACAAATCTTTTACCCtgccaaaaaatttgaaaaatgataattaaaaaacctcGTGTTACacatttcataaattataatatGCACTTTATTAAAAATAGTATGTTTAACCATTGCTAAAAAAACCTTATTCAGGTCCGTTACTAAATATACTATTTCGTactgttttcaattttaattctatACATTTGCCATCCATTCCTTCTGGCATAATTTTGGGTTAGCAGAAGCTGAGCCAGGGCATTCGCTGACAGGCATCGGAATAATCTCGCGGCTCCTTTTCTGGCAATTCGAGGGAAATGATTATTGATGTCCACTGCATGTGgattgaacaaataaaaatattggcgAGTACAATTGGGATTTTGTGGAGAAATGATATACGCAACCGGTTTGCCTTCCGAAATATATAAAAACCCTGTACGCTCAAGTTCGTGCTGATAAACAGCGGCATTTGACGAGATACTTTCAGTGATCTCGTGTAGGGTAGTTTCTGAAGACAGAAACCCCTGACAATTGAACGCCTGACCACATGCCGTGAATCTGTTTTGGAGATCTTCTGGTGATAGATGTTGATAGACGATGTTTCTCTCAGTTCGTGAGTCGACATAAAGTCTGTCACCATCTATCAAGATCTGATCCAGATCTCGTGTAACATTAACTGGGGATCCAAGTAGCACTGCTATCGCCACCACCGCATTTGCTGTGCACTGGGAATTTCTGCGCTCTACCGGAAAACGTTCGTGGCCCTGATGAAATCTGGCAGACTGGTGAAGTAATACTCCATTCATCGATGTTGCCAATTCGACAACTCCTTTTCTGTCCATCAATGAGGACCAGTGAGGTCTTGAATCTCTTTCTGGATCTGGTATTGGTACCAGCACAGAATCCGTGATGGCTCTTGACGGCCTGCTGCATTCCATCACGACTTCATTGACTTTTTGAGATTCCttgaaacaaaatattttcaccctTCCGCTTTAATCGGTATTCCCAAATGTCACTATGTTATAGGCATCAAGGgccgaaatttaatttaaaatctgAGAGGTTACGCGAGCTCACATGATCTAAAGTCCTCGGGGAACAATTTGTCGAATCCGATGAAGGAATCGCTGGTAATACAGAATGGTCTGCGAAATCAGTTTCCATCTGAAGACCTGCTACCATGTCTTCGTCACTTTGGGGTGGATCTGCCAGCTGAAATAGTAATTTTCATCACAATCACGTGAATGTttctctcacaatttttttttttgaatggaTTCCTCGATAGATACCATTTCCGATTCAAACGCAGTTAACAAGGATCGACGAACCGATCCCAGATTCATCTCCAAAGAAGCTGAATTATGAATCCGTGAATCAAGGTCGACGGTCACTTGCATTGCGGTGAAATTATCTGCGTCAGCACCATCGTCATCACCATTGTCTGCGTCATCCTCATCACAAACAATTTGGATCTGATAGGCTTCTCTATTACAGTCATCTGATACCTCTCGAGCATAGTCCTCCAAGATTCTGGTTTCAGTATGACGGCAATAGTTTTCCCATTGCTGTATAGAAACGCATGCCAATGCCTCTGCCCAGATCGTTTCAGCCATTTCGTGTGAATAATCATTGTTGCGACCAATATTCTTATCATAATATCGCTTCATTTGTGACCAAACCATTTCAATCGGATTATAGATTGAATGGTATGGAGGCAAACGAACAATCTCATGATCAGTACATTTCGCAACATAATCATCCAATTGGTAACGAACTTCAGGCTTGTTGAGTTGAACAACGACCAGTAACTCCTTTTTGGTAGTCCCTGGTTCATAACGAATGTTATGATCATCCAACCACTTCTGGATCTGGGAAATTGTCCATTTTTGAGTAGGATTTTGATGTACCTGCAAAGGAAACAAGGAGgggaaaataaacaaaattgtcGCATTCTTTAATCTCGGTAACAAAAACAgcaatcaatataggttgtcTCCAAACCCAACGTCTAAACTTCGAAACAAAGATGAGGATGGAATTCTGAATCGAAAAGTTAAGAGCAACTTGAAGATCAGActcaccctcttcaacttattcggGGTTGATTCGGGGTTATGGAGAATCAAATTCTCCATCGACCAACACCTGTTTCATTCCTTTATTTCATTACCTACAAAATCTTGCGCGCTGTAAAAATATACCTACTCGTTGGGAGTGATACGATGCATTGTCCATGACGATTATCGATGGCTCCCGGATGTTGGGGACAAGTCTTTCCTTGAACCATTTCTGGAATAGTTCTCCATTCATGTCACCATGATAATCGTCATCTGGTCTTGGTTTGACAGCTGTACGGTAGAATAGGGAGCATTCCGGAACGAAACCACTCCTCCCGCCAGCATTACAGATCAGGTACCGGTCACCAGGCGAATCATTCCTGACTGAGACTTTTTCATTAGTGCCCAGGTGGGAATTCACcattggtccaagcttggacggAGAGTAGGCTAGGTTGGTTCGATCTTGGTTTCCAAGCTTGGAACAATCTTGGCTAGCCCTTGGTTTGTAACGCCCGTCCGAGCTTGGATCCCAAGTTTGATCCAAGCTTGAATCAAGTCCGGCGTCCAGACTTGGACCAACCTTGATCCAAGCGTCACCCAATTTGAGATCAAGCTTTAGCCTAATTTGGTCATCAGCCTTCATCCAAGCTCCACTTCCAagtttgacttgaaaaaaaatatgttcagcTCGCTCCCCCCAACCCAAGCATTAGTATAGCCAAACAAAACTGTCAAAAGTTGATAATTCTTCCAATTGGAATTctgacttaattttttttctttgaccaTCACGatcaacttaattttttttccacgaattaTGTTAACAGTTTTCCGGTTTTGGCTGAAAGCCCTCCGACAATAACCAGTTAGAAATTCTCGAacttgcaaaaaattaaagaaaataaaataaataaataatatatttatttataaaaaatatggatttatatctttatataatataaattatttaattttttctaaaatataTTGGCCCGAGCTTGGTTCTAACTTATCAATTCA from Diachasmimorpha longicaudata isolate KC_UGA_2023 chromosome 1, iyDiaLong2, whole genome shotgun sequence harbors:
- the LOC135167158 gene encoding uncharacterized protein LOC135167158 codes for the protein MENLILHNPESTPNKLKRNSILIFVSKFRRWVWRQPILIAVFVTEIKECDNFVYFPLLVSFAGTTKKELLVVVQLNKPEVRYQLDDYVAKCTDHEIVRLPPYHSIYNPIEMVWSQMKRYYDKNIGRNNDYSHEMAETIWAEALACVSIQQWENYCRHTETRILEDYAREVSDDCNREAYQIQIVCDEDDADNGDDDGADADNFTAMQVTVDLDSRIHNSASLEMNLGSVRRSLLTAFESEMLADPPQSDEDMVAGLQMETDFADHSVLPAIPSSDSTNCSPRTLDHVSSRNLSDFKLNFGP